In the genome of Gordonia rubripertincta, one region contains:
- a CDS encoding GlxA family transcriptional regulator, with amino-acid sequence MLKTVGVLLHGNVAMFEFGVVHEVFGLDRTDDGVPGFDFRVASPDPSVPLPVGNGVSIQVSHSLDECRDVDLVAIPGGKVDGEYPAEILDTVRRVVDNGGRVLTVCSGAFVAGAAGLLDGRRCTTHWRFGEELARQFPQAKVDTDVLFVDDGPITTSAGTAAGIDASLHLVREAWGPGVANRIARRMVVSPHRDGGQRQFVDAPMPACSDEGFGALLSWLLEHLDRDISVDDMAERMHMSGRTFARRFVDEVGVSPRRWLTEQRVLAAKNLLESTDAPVEEVARLVGFTSATLLRHHFAASVGVSPLVYRRRFAKSAAV; translated from the coding sequence ATGCTGAAAACGGTCGGGGTTCTCCTCCACGGCAACGTCGCGATGTTCGAGTTCGGCGTCGTCCACGAGGTGTTCGGCCTCGACCGCACCGACGACGGCGTCCCCGGCTTCGACTTCCGCGTCGCCTCCCCCGACCCGTCGGTGCCGCTACCGGTCGGCAACGGCGTGTCGATACAGGTCTCGCATTCCCTCGATGAGTGCCGCGACGTCGACCTCGTCGCCATCCCCGGCGGGAAGGTCGACGGCGAGTATCCCGCGGAGATCCTCGACACCGTGCGCAGGGTGGTCGACAACGGCGGCCGCGTCCTCACCGTGTGCTCGGGCGCCTTCGTCGCCGGGGCAGCAGGCCTGCTCGACGGCCGCCGCTGCACCACGCACTGGCGATTCGGCGAGGAACTGGCACGACAGTTCCCGCAGGCGAAGGTCGACACCGACGTCCTCTTCGTCGACGACGGCCCCATCACCACCAGCGCCGGCACGGCGGCCGGGATCGATGCGTCACTGCACCTCGTCCGCGAGGCATGGGGTCCGGGCGTCGCAAACCGGATCGCTCGTCGCATGGTCGTCTCACCCCACCGCGACGGCGGTCAGCGACAGTTCGTCGACGCCCCGATGCCCGCCTGCTCCGACGAGGGTTTCGGCGCGTTGCTCAGCTGGCTGCTCGAACATCTCGACCGTGACATCAGCGTCGACGACATGGCCGAACGCATGCACATGTCCGGCCGGACGTTCGCGCGGCGATTCGTCGACGAGGTCGGGGTGTCACCACGGAGATGGCTCACCGAACAGCGCGTGCTGGCCGCAAAGAACCTGCTGGAATCGACGGATGCGCCGGTCGAGGAGGTCGCACGCCTGGTCGGATTCACCTCGGCGACGCTGCTCCGGCACCACTTCGCGGCGTCCGTCGGGGTCTCACCCCTCGTGTACCGGAGGCGGTTCGCGAAGTCCGCTGCGGTGTGA